From the genome of Gracilinanus agilis isolate LMUSP501 chromosome 2, AgileGrace, whole genome shotgun sequence, one region includes:
- the EIF2B2 gene encoding translation initiation factor eIF-2B subunit beta translates to MPGAAEKGTELSERIESFVEALKRGGGQRSSEDMARETVGLLRRIVAHGRWSNAGELMELIRKEGRRMTAAQPSETTVGNMVRRVLKIIREEYGRLHGRSDESDQQESLHKLLTAGGLNEDFSLHYAQLQANIIEVINELLMELEGTTENIAMQALEHIHSNEVIMTIGYSRTVEAFLKVAAQKRKFHVIVAECAPFCQGHKMAVNLAKENIETTVMTDAAIFAVMSRVNKVIIGTKTILANGSLRAVAGTHTLALAAKHHSTPLIVCAPMFKLSPQFPNEEDSFHKFVAPEEVLPFTEGDILEKVSVHCPVFDYVPPELITLFISNIGGNAPSYIYRLMSELYHPDDHIL, encoded by the exons ATGCCGGGCGCCGCCGAGAAGGGGACGGAGCTATCAGAAAGGATCGAGAGTTTCGTGGAGGCGCTGAAGCGGGGTGGAGGCCAGCGCAGCTCAGAGGATATGGCCCGGGAAACGGTGGGGCTGCTCCGCCGGATCGTGGCCCACGGGCGCTGGAGCAACGCGG GGGAGCTGATGGAGCTCATCCGGAAGGAGGGCCGGCGAATGACGGCCGCTCAGCCCTCAGAGACCACAGTGGGCAACATGGTGCGTAGGGTCCTCAAGATCATCCGCGAGGAGTATGGCAG ACTCCATGGACGGAGTGATGAGAGTGATCAGCAGGAGTCCTTACACAAACTCTTGACAGCTGGAGGCCTGAATGAAGATTTCAGTCTTCACTATGCACAACTCCAAGCCAATATCATTGAGGTTATTAATGAGTTGTTGATGGAGTTGG AAGGGACAACTGAGAACATAGCGATGCAGGCTTTGGAGCATATTCATTCCAATGAAGTGATAATGACTATTGGATACTCTCGAACCGTCGAAGCCTTCCTCAAAGTGGCTGCCCAAAAGCGGAAATTTCACGTTATTGTGGCAGAGTGTGCTCCTTTCTGCCAG GGCCATAAGATGGCAGTCAATCTGGCCAAGGAGAATATTGAAACAACTGTCATGACTGATGCTGCTATTTTTGCTGTTATGTCAAGAGTCAACAAA GTGATAATTGGCACAAAGACCATCCTGGCCAATGGTTCCCTGAGAGCAGTGGCAGGAACTCACACCCTGGCCCTAGCAGCTAAACACCATTCCACTCCACTCATTGTTTGTGCACCCATGTTTAAGCTTTCACCACAG TTTCCCAATGAAGAAGATTCATTCCACAAGTTTGTAGCCCCTGAAGAAGTCTTGCCATTCACAGAAG GAGACATTTTGGAGAAGGTCAGTGTTCATTGCCCCGTGTTTGACTATGTCCCACCAGAGCTTATCACCCTCTTTATTTCCAACATTGGAGGGAATGCACCCTCCTATATTTACCGCCTCATGAGTGAGCTCTACCATCCTGATGACCACATACTCTAA